The DNA region tgagCAATATCTTAGGGATTTCAGTAATAGGATGAATAAATATCTTGATATGATGGTACGCAacagaggcagtgctgagagggaaatttgtagtcctaaacttatattaaaaaaaaagaagaaagagctaaaatcaatcATCTAACTGCAAACCTGGAGGTActacaaaagaacaacaaactaacctcaaaataagcagaaggaaaaagtaGCAAATACTGGTGCAGAAATAAGtggggaaaaaattttaaaaacaacagagagggcaggccacggtggctcagcagcagagttctagcctgccatgtgggagacccgggttcgattcccggtgcctgcccatgcaaaaaaaaatttatagggcaggccatggcggcttagcaggcaagactgcttgcctgccatgccagaggacctgggttcgattcccggtgcctgcccatgttaaaaaaaatttttttaaaaagaagacacaaataaatataatcagaaatgagaatgttgaTATTACTACCAAcgccactgaaataaaaaggttGATGATGAGGAcaatatgaacaactatgtgccagctaattagacaacctagataagatggacaaattactagaaacacacaacaacCTACACTAACtgtagaagaaacagaaaatctcaacagcccaattactagtaaaaaagattcaatcagtcatcaaagacctcctaacaaagaaaagcccagggccagatagcttcaaaGGTGAATTCTACTCATCATTCctagaattaataccaatcctgctcaaactcttccagaaaattgaacagtaagaaacactacctaactcattctatgagtcTAACATCACCCTGATAtcagtcagataaagatactacaagaaaagaaaattacagatgaaaATTACAATTTCTCTtgtgaatatagatacaaaaatccacaaaatacttgcaaatcgaatccagcagaatgtcaaaagaattatacagtatgATCAAGTGGGTATTGTACTacgtatgcaagggtggttcaacacaagaaaaccaattaatatagTACATCATATTAAGGATCAAAAGGGGGAACCATATgctcatcttgattgatgtagaaaagggaTTGGACAagatccagcatcctttcttgattaaaaaaaaaaaaaaacactgtgaaagaaggaaatagaagtAAATTTCCTCAattgataaagagcatatatcaAAATCCACATActtctattttattcatattcagagaaaatcatatattttactaaatacacaaagataaaattcaacattcaatTCATAGCTTAAAGCAAGCTATGAATGGATCCAAAATAATTAGCTTTGCTCTTTCCCACCCAGGTTATAAACAAGTTGAGAAATAAATCTCACAGTAAACTTTATTGCAAAAAAATGAGTGGACAACTTATAATAATGAATCACGTGAATGGGCAAAACATACAGAATGTGAAGCAGTGCCCAGAACCAAGAGGAAAAGTTTTTTCTCCTATGATAGGAGATGATAGGGTTTCACCAAAATCCATCATCCCTCAAGACATCCTGGACAGCTTCTCTCCTGAACCCAGTTAGAGAATTCCTTAAGcaatgagaagaaaaggaaagagaaaccaGACTTATGATTTGTCATCTGACACTTGTTATTTTGCACCTGATCTGTTTCTGATTCTATTGTTGCATCTTCCTGTCTCCAAGGACACTGTCCCAAACGATGGCtgtttaatcttttttctctcaAAGGTCATTGAAGTTCATTACTCTATAGGTTAATTAGTGACTTTTGAACCTGAATCCCAAGAGGTCCTTTTGTTAGTTTAAACAGATGATCCCTATACACCTGTTGAGGACCAAACAGATAAAACTTACAACATTCTTGTTAATGTTGCATTTGCAGAGAAACCTGTCTTCTGATAGAGAGGTCAGGATATTGACTCTGCCCAGACTAAAAAGCTCCTCACCATCACGACTGTCTGTAATGCATTCAACTATACAGAATACATGAGTGTTTTGCTAGAACTAAGGTCAGAAAATATCCTGATTTAGTATTTTTAAGACTTGTTGAGGGCAAAGGAGACATGGGAAAGACTCCTGGGAAGTAGTGGGCAATGGAAACCTAAGAGACCTCTGCCCACACACAGCTTTGCCAGGGAATTCAAGTGTGTAGGCAtatcaaaaatattataatatacacCTCCATTAACAAACTGCTGCTCAACTCTGAGTTGCCCTGAGGATTTTCATGGTGAAGGTGACCACAGAGGCCATGAAGAGCAATCAGAAAGGTGAGTATGATTTACTTAATCATGCTAGTTGCTGACCATCCAGAATGCAGGCAGCTACAAGTTACAGGGCAAAAGGTTTGACCTGTGTGCTTGGAAACCCAGGTCACAAATAATTATGAACAATGTTTCCCAGTAGAAGTCAATGATTATATCCAAAATGTCACACTATTCTTTCACATgtgacatttaaattttaataagatATTAGAAAGCTGCCTTAGGGAGAAGTTATAATGATAAGTCAGtgaattttgggggaaaaaattatAATCCCCCCTCTATGAAATCCTTGGAAAGTCATCTTTCCTAAatccagtaaaaaaataaaaagtattgtttattttttgatacACAAATTGAATATCTACTAGGAGGAATAATTCCTCCTGCTTAATGAGCAATACCACAAGGCATGCTTGAAATGGTAAAACATTCTGTTACTAGCTAGATAACACAGTTGAGAAATAAATCTCACAAGAAACTTTATTGcaattaaaaacatgaattttcatgttttttgcatAATTATGTTCAAGTATGATGAGGACACTAACATATTGATTTCTGCAAGGTCAGGTATTAGACTATTATGGGTACACAAGGATCTGGCCAGATTGAGAAGAATTTAGTGGATATACCATATAAGGGCACTTGGAACCTGGGtcagaaaacatgaaagaacAATAGGAATGCTTCTCAACTTCAACATTTTGGTCTAAAGTGATTACTTCCTGAGGGATTCTGCAGTGCCTGGGAGGACATAGCTAATAGGCTAGTCATTTATTATACACACAAGTCAGATCCCTGTCCATAAATTCAGGGACAGAAGGCTCTGAAGTGTGCTCTGAACATATGTTGGAAACAGGGACTTCACCCAcagtaagaaggaaaaagccACATAACCCCAGTCTTAGGGGAAACATACCTGAAGACTATTTGAGGAATTATGTTGAAAcagccaagagaaaaacattcattTTGCAAACTAATTGGAGTCTCCTGGGAAGATCCTATTCTATCCCAGTACAGAGAAATTGGGAACTCTAGAGACAGTAACTGCAAATGGGAAGCATATCAGTTGctaaaaatgtaattaattatTATAGTTGAAGAAAAATTATCTGTCTGCAATGGtccataaaatcagaaataaagtcCCAGGCAATGATTCACCTAGTTCCCTAATGATTACTTGAGAAACAGCATCACAAAGATGTTGATCATTTTCTCAAAAGGGGAGAAATCAATCAACCAAATAAATGGTTGAAAAGGCAGTGTTTTGGGGTGATTATGAGTTGGGGTTCAGTAGTCAGATTGGCTGGGTTCATATTcctagcagtgttttgtagtggTTATGAGTTGGGGTTCTGTATAGTCATTGGTTGGGTTCATAGTCCTCCTAGGTGAATGACCTTGGGcaacattcttaacatttctGGGCCTTGgttacctcatctgtaaaatgaggattaaaTTACACTTGGCTTCAGaaagttgttttgaggattaaatgaggtaatccaaGTAAAGTATTTAACATAGTATCTAACATTAAGTAACTGCCCTATGCTACCTATTATCTTTACCATCCTTGAAGAGATTTGCACAGTAAATTGGAAACTCGTCTTAATGGGGGAATGAAAATGCAGAAAACCagggaaaaaaatcctgaaaCTCTTTTTCTTAACTTGTTATAGTGGAAAGAGCATGAATTAGGATTTAGGAAACTTGAATTCTTTCTTTGGCTTTGCTCCTAACAAACCTGGTGACTGCAAGCTCtgtttttcatcttcaaaatcaGGAGATTAGCTAAAATAACTTTTAACTAATACTCTCATACTCTCATTAACTCTCTTAAGCCTTTGATCATTTTATCTCTAGGAACCTAGTACCCATTTggctaattttttctttcttgttctttatcttagttcaaagagaaaaagacaggGAGACATACAGGGCATGAAAAAGACTGCCGATGATTCAGTAGGGGACTAAAGGGCTGTATTCACAGGTAACATGATGTGATGAAGGAAGAAGATCCTAAGACAAACTCAAGTTGGTCACTAGGAGATGGGAAGTAAATGACCCAAGGAACAATGTTTGAATTAAGAGATTTAGTAAGGGCAGCACATTAGAAAGTGAAAAAGGTATAGAATATAAAGGTAAAGAAGATGCACAAAGAATAAATCAGACCTTATATATCATGTACTTGAACTCTATCAGTTATGAACAGATTAACAAAATGCAACACTTTTAGAACTTAAGTAGACATTATAATTTTGTACTTCTAGAGTAACAGaaaactttaaatatgtttttgggATATAGTAAGAACATATTTAGGGATAAGATAAGAGAAAGTGTGGGAGACTGCAACCAACCTTCTTCATTCAGGGAAGTAGGCAGTAGCAAACTGGTcctagaagaagaaatagaaatagtaaaTCAAATTCAATATTTGTTTTGTGCCCGGCATGATGCAAGGTGCtttaaaagaagtcacagaaaatgaagggaaaagagaTTGACAACTATAGAAGCCTCACTTCTTAAGATACCCCTTTCCACCAACAGTCTTCCCTCTGCCACTCTACTTTTATCCCCcagtaacttttaaaaagattaattattttctttcaatcgatgaaacaatattattataatatactaTTAGctgtaatccatagtttacattagggttcactgtattgtatgtatggattttaaattttttattcttgtatGGTGGAGTTTGTAGCAACCCTGTaccttctgcatgatttttcagtatacttacaacttctttaattaaaaaaaaaattttaaaaagctatggCAGAATATAAAACCATAAATGACATGTGCCACtggaaacatgaaaaataaaatatagatatgACTAAAGACATCAGTAAAATTcacagacaaatgaaaacataatttgaCTTTGGTATGGGATTCTGCATGATTGTGTTCACGTCTGTGGTTCTACAAttaaaatgagagggagaggggaaaaaagattGTTATTTGCTCTTAGGTGCAGATAAAATAGTCTAGTATAATTTCAGGGGATTAATCTTTCAGTGACCACTAATCTTTCTAATTACTAAAATTGTTTCAATACATTGAGATCCTTAACTAGAGATTTAAAGAGTGATGTAATGATTTAATtacactttttaaatgtaatcatacaatcAGCTGTCAAACACAAGATGCCTGGTCTCTTTCATTCAAGAATTTATTATGTAACTACTATGTGCCAGTCACAGGGCTAGTCACTTTATTTACAGtggtttataaaataaatatgatccatgctcttgtggagcttattATCCAGTAAAGGATGAaggcaaaaagtaaataattatataatttaaaagtataagaccatgcaacagtggctcagtggtagagttttcacctgccatgccagagacccaggttcgatttctggtgactgcccatgcaaaaaaaaaaaaaaagtataataaatatcataaaatgaATGAACACAGTGTGCTTACAATATTGGGCATAAGGAAAGCATAGTTCAGACAGGACTCCTCAAGAAGGCATCTTTGAGGGTATTGTCTTAAACCAGGGCCTGAAAAATAAGGTTCAGCCAGGGATGGACACattggaggagagaaagaaagcatttcAGGAAGAGAGGAAACATCACAAAAGTCTTGAGGTAGGAAAGAGCTTGGCATCTTCAAGGAACTGAAGAAGCCCAGTACAACTTGACCACCAAGAGATGAATTAGGAGTGGTATACAGGGACGAGATCATGAAGTTTGAATTTATTCCAAGGGCAATGAAATTCCATTGAGTAATTTCAAATAGAGGAATGGATCTCATGTATGGTTTTAAATTCACTCTGGTTCTGTCAATAGAATGGACTTGTAAAAGTGTTGTGTGCAATTAAAAGAGGGGAGAAAGTAGATGGGCATGAGGTACTTTAAAGGAAGATGTGGATTTATCATAGAGGAGTAGGAAACAGGCCGAGAGCAGAAGAATTTTATCTTCACAACCTTAACTAATCAGCTCCATTTACATCAGATGGGGCAAAGATGAAGAACATACCAAAAGTATTATTATCATGAAGTTACAAACCATGCAAATTttttatagggttttttgttttgtaacaCAGATAATGTAAAATACTTTCATTTACATGGGAGGTTAATCTAAGAATCCCTTTActactatattaatattatatcaaTATAATTGCAATAATCTTTAATAATAGCCTTCTGGATGGTCTCCAATGTAATGCTCAGGAATAGTAGTCCCATAGCATTATTGTTTAATTATCAATTAACTATCATTCAAATTGCATTATTGGTTAGCaggtaacaaaataaaatctgGACTTAGTTAACATTTTAACCCCACCACACTGCTAACATATGCTGACAATCCCTTTCTCAGATCTAATTTCTTCTTACTTTTACACCCAGATGAGGCCTTGGCCAGGAATCGGTGATGAAAAATTATACAGCACTAACAACATTCATCCTGGTAGGACTGACAGATGACCCAAATCTACAGATtctgctttttatctttttatttcttacctaCTTGTTGAGTGTTGTTGGGAATCTGACCATCATCACTCTCACTTTCGTAGATTCCCACCTGAAAAcacccatgtatttttttctccgaAATTTCTCCATCTTGGAAGTCTCCTTCACAACAGTCTGTATTCCCAGATTCCTCTACACAATGGCATCTGGGGACAATACAGTTACCTACAATGCATGTGCCACtcaattattttttgttgttgtcctcGGTGTGACTGAGTTTTTTCTCCTGACAGCCatgtcctatgaccgctatgtagcCATCTGCAAGCCGCTGCATTACACAACCATCATGAACAACAAAGTCTGCCTCAGGTTCCTTATTGGCTGTTATATTATTGCACTAATCATCGTCATCCCACCATTTGGCATGGGGTTTGAGCTCGAGTTTTGTAACTCCAATGTCATAGATCACTTTGGCTGTGATGCTGCTCCCATTCTGAAGATTACCTGCTCTGACACAGAATTTATAGAGCGGTTTGTCTTCGTCTTGGCTGTGCTGACACTCCTTTTCACCTTAGTATGTGTGATTACATCCTACACATACATCATCAGGACCATTCTAAGATTCCCTTCTGCCCAGCAAAGGAAAAAGGCTTTTTCTACCTGTTCTTCCCATATAATTGTGGTTTCTATCACTTATGGAAGCTGCATCTTCATCTATGTTAAACCATCTGCAAAGGAAGGGGTCGCTGTTAATAAGGTGGTGTCAGTACTTACCACTTCGGTTGCCCCAGTTATGAATCCCTTCATTTATACTCTGAGGAACAAGCAAGTGATTCGGGCTTTCAAAGACATGATCAAAAGGGTCGCATCTatctcaaagaactaaaggactacttagtgcaaaatgaaaaattatagaaGAATTTCCTATTTCCATTTCACATTTCTCCTAATTCTACATTGCCCATAATTTTTTATATGTCACAACTACAGTCTGGTACACCTACAGCCTGATTTGATATGGGTATTAATCTTTTTTCATACTCAATCTTTTCCCAGAAATGCATGGGAATAAATCATCAGTaaacatttataataacaacCAATAAATGTAGACATTATCAATTTACTATCACAGTGGTCCTCATCTACTCCTCTTGCACTGATATGGCCTTATCTGAG from Tamandua tetradactyla isolate mTamTet1 chromosome 7, mTamTet1.pri, whole genome shotgun sequence includes:
- the LOC143690112 gene encoding olfactory receptor 6C2-like, with the translated sequence MKNYTALTTFILVGLTDDPNLQILLFIFLFLTYLLSVVGNLTIITLTFVDSHLKTPMYFFLRNFSILEVSFTTVCIPRFLYTMASGDNTVTYNACATQLFFVVVLGVTEFFLLTAMSYDRYVAICKPLHYTTIMNNKVCLRFLIGCYIIALIIVIPPFGMGFELEFCNSNVIDHFGCDAAPILKITCSDTEFIERFVFVLAVLTLLFTLVCVITSYTYIIRTILRFPSAQQRKKAFSTCSSHIIVVSITYGSCIFIYVKPSAKEGVAVNKVVSVLTTSVAPVMNPFIYTLRNKQVIRAFKDMIKRVASISKN